A single region of the Bacillus cereus genome encodes:
- a CDS encoding sugar transferase, giving the protein MKRLFDILISLLLLLCFCHVILLVGVLVKFRIGSPILFKQQRPGLHGQPFYLYKFRTMTDARDSDGELLSDYVRLTKFGEFLRKYSLDELPQLINVLKGQLSLVGPRPLLMEYLPLYSKEQAKRHNVRPGITGWAQINGRNSISWDEKFKLDVWYVENQSFLLDLKILYLTFSKVLKSEGITNNKHVTMPVFKGGIERGGE; this is encoded by the coding sequence ATGAAGAGACTCTTTGATATACTTATTTCTTTATTATTATTATTGTGCTTTTGTCACGTTATTCTTTTAGTAGGAGTCCTAGTTAAGTTTAGAATAGGCTCACCTATTCTATTTAAACAACAACGTCCAGGACTACATGGACAGCCTTTTTACCTTTACAAGTTTCGTACGATGACTGATGCTAGAGATAGTGATGGCGAGCTGCTATCTGATTACGTTAGATTAACTAAATTTGGGGAATTTCTTAGAAAATATAGTTTAGATGAATTACCACAATTAATAAATGTGCTAAAAGGTCAATTAAGTTTGGTGGGTCCTCGACCATTATTAATGGAATATTTGCCTTTATATTCGAAAGAGCAAGCTAAAAGGCATAATGTAAGACCTGGAATCACTGGGTGGGCTCAAATTAATGGAAGAAATAGTATCTCATGGGATGAAAAATTCAAATTAGATGTATGGTATGTTGAGAATCAAAGTTTTCTTTTAGACTTGAAAATTTTATATCTGACTTTTAGTAAGGTTTTAAAGTCAGAAGGGATAACAAATAATAAGCATGTGACTATGCCAGTTTTTAAGGGGGGAATCGAGCGTGGTGGAGAATGA
- a CDS encoding acyltransferase family protein: MEISKSDAKMLKGAAILLMLLLHLFGRKEVNGMYENFITINGTPLVYYLALFGDACVPIYCFVSGYGLYVIFYKEQRLNVNRNCIRILKLLMNYWIVLVLFVVVGFFSGKSEVFSGGIIKFLLNVFVLSSSYNGAWWFLQTYIILVFLAPLLTKLVRKYNSLSLLLVFGTIYLVSYIQRIKNVLDVGHHTILGMSVNAVVLVGTSLLPFIVGTIFAKEKIYSKLYNKFYDMSYKNTLCAIGIIMLIVLHAFYESMIIAPFTAIAFISFFILMNKSSVIQHILAFLGDHSTNIWLTHMFFYMSIFPELIFAPRYPIIIFIWLITLCIASSYVINCIYKPVVRMIDKKSFIVRDNQRAIE, from the coding sequence ATAGAAATTTCAAAAAGTGATGCGAAAATGTTAAAAGGAGCAGCTATATTACTCATGTTGTTACTTCACCTGTTTGGTAGGAAAGAAGTTAATGGGATGTATGAAAACTTTATAACAATCAATGGAACGCCGCTAGTTTACTACTTGGCATTATTTGGAGATGCATGTGTACCTATATATTGTTTTGTAAGTGGTTATGGTTTATATGTAATTTTTTATAAAGAACAAAGATTAAATGTAAATAGAAACTGTATACGTATCTTAAAACTATTAATGAACTATTGGATAGTGCTTGTTCTATTTGTTGTTGTAGGATTTTTTTCAGGTAAATCAGAGGTTTTCTCAGGTGGTATAATAAAGTTCCTTCTCAATGTCTTTGTACTATCATCTTCATATAATGGTGCATGGTGGTTTTTACAGACATATATTATTCTTGTCTTTTTAGCACCGTTATTGACTAAATTGGTGAGGAAATATAATTCATTAAGTTTGTTACTGGTTTTTGGAACTATATATTTAGTGAGTTATATTCAACGTATAAAAAATGTTTTGGATGTTGGGCATCATACAATTCTAGGTATGTCAGTAAATGCCGTGGTATTGGTTGGTACATCTTTACTTCCATTTATTGTAGGTACTATTTTTGCGAAAGAAAAAATTTATTCGAAACTATATAATAAATTTTATGACATGTCTTATAAGAATACACTTTGTGCTATAGGGATAATCATGTTAATAGTTTTACATGCTTTTTATGAATCTATGATTATCGCCCCTTTTACGGCTATTGCATTTATTAGTTTCTTTATTCTTATGAATAAGAGTAGTGTTATACAACATATATTAGCTTTTTTGGGGGATCATTCGACAAACATATGGTTGACTCATATGTTTTTTTATATGTCAATTTTTCCAGAGCTTATATTTGCACCTAGATATCCAATCATAATTTTTATTTGGTTGATAACGTTATGTATTGCTTCATCGTATGTAATAAATTGTATATATAAACCTGTAGTGCGAATGATTGACAAAAAGAGTTTTATTGTACGTGATAACCAAAGAGCGATTGAATAG
- a CDS encoding right-handed parallel beta-helix repeat-containing protein, whose amino-acid sequence MWIRKVNLGSLSDLNFVTKPPSNDDILTYDSNQSKWIPKSLGITNSLSVYTLELDRWNVKNDGTDAVNTSQGINNALVWASQQQGYTEVVLPKGIYLIDKQNPIEPQSYLTLNLNGSILKMETNKLTGYAIVSFRKNQIYSRVTNGVIQGDRDTHDYSSGGTHEGGYGIEVGSFIPPADGGNNTRFVSLDNLDILDCTGDAITLNSTFGQISPFPTSLASSFEQGAINTTDGSLVSSTTKIRSTLRIDMTQVAIVKYGYFGLYGNGYGALGSDIKCDYYDVIFYTLSDVFISSKNNVQFFDEVEVPKGASYAKIVLHQGNVPASTNCLINVRVPSFPQYTYIEKCNLHDCRRQGISVCGAKNVYIRDNNIHHIAGTNPQSGIDVEDGYDLNQYIYIERNNFHDNKNYNIIVVNGKFIYILDNSIMNTVSNAYVGLAVNGGTDRVMVAGNNIRLTKISLSGDVIFSNNYVYGTQINTQGVYANRSINIVSNVFCNSKMIIDTPFPYVVKVDSCRFFNDADKLASLSSLYQWTLEVKNEPQIISNCVFEGQDVLYLNYVTAGTFKPGWIFENTLFNNVKNPTLFAGTYTNCFFKEIDLLGATSKTTSLELRDCKFISTDRYNTLLTVNNLKSFKMINCHIEKPNGTVLNVQNVSDDIVLSGNVIKITNDTLQRTIVILDGEFAGKQAVIQNNTITAVNLTQVGIDNRTASNTLQVVMQNNMLNNATMMITGKEFLQGNVVNGVLDPYYRIPTIPTTGYYRLGQEIRNSNPIAGGYIGWVCSKSGYANNQTWIASKSYVKGSRINFGNHVYEALNNGTSHTISPTFSTISSDTITDNDIVWKEIGLLATFAIFGQINA is encoded by the coding sequence ATGTGGATTAGAAAGGTTAATCTTGGAAGTTTGAGTGATTTGAATTTTGTAACCAAGCCTCCTTCTAATGACGATATTTTGACTTATGATAGTAATCAATCAAAATGGATTCCAAAATCTTTAGGGATTACAAATTCTTTAAGTGTATATACATTAGAATTAGATAGGTGGAATGTTAAGAATGATGGAACTGACGCCGTTAATACTTCTCAAGGGATTAATAATGCTTTAGTTTGGGCGTCGCAGCAACAAGGGTATACAGAAGTTGTATTACCAAAAGGTATATATTTAATTGATAAACAAAATCCTATTGAACCTCAAAGCTATCTTACACTGAATTTAAATGGTTCAATCTTAAAAATGGAAACGAATAAATTGACAGGGTATGCAATTGTAAGTTTTCGCAAAAATCAGATTTATTCCAGGGTTACAAATGGTGTTATCCAAGGGGATAGAGATACGCATGATTATTCAAGTGGAGGAACACATGAGGGAGGGTACGGAATTGAAGTGGGGAGTTTTATTCCACCTGCTGATGGGGGGAACAATACAAGGTTTGTATCTTTAGATAATCTAGATATTTTAGATTGTACAGGAGATGCCATTACACTGAACAGTACTTTTGGTCAGATTTCACCTTTTCCTACATCATTAGCAAGTTCATTTGAACAGGGAGCAATTAATACAACAGATGGTTCATTAGTAAGTAGTACAACAAAGATACGTTCCACTTTGCGAATTGATATGACTCAAGTGGCTATTGTAAAGTATGGTTACTTCGGTTTGTATGGAAATGGATACGGAGCATTGGGTTCTGATATAAAATGCGATTATTATGATGTGATTTTTTATACTTTAAGTGATGTATTTATATCATCAAAAAATAATGTGCAATTTTTTGATGAAGTAGAGGTTCCTAAAGGAGCAAGTTACGCTAAAATCGTTCTGCATCAAGGTAATGTTCCTGCTTCTACAAATTGCTTAATAAATGTTCGAGTGCCTTCGTTCCCTCAATATACGTATATTGAGAAATGTAATTTACATGACTGCCGTAGACAAGGAATTAGTGTATGTGGTGCAAAGAATGTATACATTCGAGATAATAATATTCATCATATTGCAGGTACTAATCCACAAAGTGGAATTGATGTTGAAGATGGATATGACTTAAACCAATATATCTATATTGAAAGAAATAATTTTCATGATAATAAAAATTACAATATTATTGTTGTAAATGGGAAATTCATCTATATATTGGACAATTCTATTATGAATACAGTATCAAATGCTTATGTTGGGCTAGCAGTTAATGGTGGCACCGATAGGGTAATGGTGGCAGGGAATAATATTCGATTAACAAAAATCTCTTTGTCAGGCGATGTTATTTTCTCTAATAATTACGTATATGGAACACAAATAAACACGCAGGGTGTATATGCGAACAGGTCTATTAACATAGTAAGTAATGTTTTTTGTAATAGTAAGATGATTATTGATACACCTTTTCCATATGTAGTTAAAGTTGATTCTTGTCGTTTTTTTAATGATGCGGATAAACTAGCTTCCTTATCATCATTGTATCAATGGACTTTAGAGGTTAAAAATGAGCCGCAAATAATTTCGAACTGCGTGTTTGAAGGGCAAGATGTGTTGTATTTAAATTATGTAACAGCAGGAACATTTAAACCAGGATGGATATTTGAAAATACACTATTTAATAATGTTAAAAACCCAACCTTATTTGCAGGAACATATACGAATTGTTTTTTTAAGGAAATTGATTTGTTGGGTGCAACAAGTAAAACAACCTCTTTAGAGTTAAGAGATTGTAAGTTCATTAGTACGGATAGATACAATACGTTACTTACAGTAAATAATCTCAAGTCATTCAAGATGATTAATTGTCATATTGAAAAACCAAATGGAACAGTCTTAAATGTTCAAAATGTATCTGATGATATAGTGTTAAGTGGAAATGTTATAAAAATTACAAATGATACTCTTCAAAGAACGATTGTTATTTTAGATGGAGAATTTGCAGGTAAGCAAGCAGTGATCCAAAATAATACTATAACCGCAGTAAATTTAACGCAAGTTGGAATAGACAATAGGACAGCAAGTAATACACTTCAAGTTGTAATGCAAAATAATATGTTAAATAATGCAACAATGATGATTACAGGAAAAGAATTTTTACAAGGAAATGTTGTTAACGGTGTGTTAGATCCATACTATCGAATACCAACTATCCCGACAACAGGATATTATAGATTAGGACAAGAAATAAGAAATTCAAATCCGATTGCGGGAGGATATATTGGTTGGGTTTGTTCTAAAAGCGGATATGCAAATAATCAAACGTGGATAGCGTCTAAAAGTTATGTGAAAGGAAGTAGAATTAATTTTGGTAACCATGTATATGAAGCTTTAAATAATGGTACGTCACATACAATCTCACCCACTTTTTCTACAATTTCCAGCGATACTATTACTGATAATGATATTGTATGGAAGGAAATCGGTCTATTGGCTACATTTGCAATATTCGGACAAATAAATGCGTAA
- a CDS encoding glycosyltransferase family 2 protein produces MSRISVVVPIYNAEEKLDKCIKSILNQTFEDLELILVNDGSSDGSLDICRKYEKLDRRIIVINKNNEGSIPTRRKGIEVSSSDYVMFVDADDWIDRRMVEILYKHSIESSADITVCNAYKVLGNGMLIKKKNKSEYFDNNRIYNKEEIRQELVVAYFWGHPFPASLFAKLYKKKILESCGGYLEKIHFLGEDLFYNLEMFIKSNRVTIIDETLYYYRMGGLTSKYMPYLFEDMVNGYQIQKEVINKYYLDTKQEQYNGISIMLLNTFKTCLYNLFNSNLSEAHIRGLIEEYVSNEKVIECLHNEGSRDYFSKEYLEAIKYKNIEYLYVLGERVYRKGKIKRGIKNVIAKFPVI; encoded by the coding sequence ATGAGTCGGATAAGTGTAGTAGTACCTATCTATAATGCAGAGGAAAAACTTGATAAATGTATAAAATCTATTCTTAACCAGACATTTGAGGATTTGGAACTGATCTTAGTGAATGATGGATCCTCAGATGGTAGTTTGGATATATGTAGGAAATATGAAAAGCTAGATAGAAGAATCATTGTAATAAATAAGAATAATGAGGGAAGTATTCCAACTCGAAGAAAAGGAATAGAAGTTTCGAGTTCTGATTATGTCATGTTCGTTGATGCAGATGATTGGATTGACAGGAGAATGGTTGAAATACTATATAAACACTCTATTGAAAGTTCTGCGGATATTACAGTTTGTAATGCGTATAAAGTTCTAGGTAATGGTATGTTGATTAAGAAAAAAAATAAAAGTGAATACTTCGATAATAATAGAATTTATAATAAGGAGGAAATAAGACAAGAATTAGTAGTAGCATACTTTTGGGGGCACCCATTCCCAGCTTCGTTATTTGCAAAGTTATATAAAAAGAAGATACTCGAAAGTTGTGGGGGGTATTTAGAAAAAATACATTTTTTGGGAGAAGATCTTTTTTATAATTTGGAAATGTTTATAAAATCAAATAGGGTAACAATTATTGATGAGACTTTATATTATTATAGGATGGGCGGACTAACAAGTAAATATATGCCGTATTTATTTGAGGATATGGTCAATGGTTATCAAATACAAAAAGAAGTTATTAATAAATATTATTTAGATACTAAACAAGAGCAATACAACGGAATTAGTATAATGTTGCTAAATACATTTAAAACATGTCTATATAATTTGTTTAATAGTAACCTGAGTGAAGCGCACATTAGAGGATTAATAGAAGAGTATGTTTCGAATGAAAAGGTAATAGAGTGTTTGCATAACGAAGGTTCTAGGGACTATTTTTCAAAGGAATATTTAGAGGCTATCAAATATAAAAATATAGAATATTTGTACGTGCTAGGTGAAAGAGTGTATAGAAAGGGGAAAATTAAAAGAGGTATTAAAAATGTTATTGCTAAGTTTCCTGTAATCTAA
- a CDS encoding glycosyltransferase → MKKKLLLVTDIMSIGGVEKVIVNTLNGLDYTKFEVTLFIMYRTEGEKENIKKIPENVRIQYLFYKPVKGIYKRLLYYSFICLPHIFVNKFIVKENYDIIVTTKDFFSYPISINKCYKVMWIHGGLEHLETEESTTFVNYKRWIQKRAYRNFDTIITLTNAARKRFGNKYDLNERCQVLFNPINNNEITKLSHEAVLDYEFKDGINIVCSCRLSAEKGIDRLIRSCKRLLSEGYDFNLIILGDGPEREKLNEMIFHTPVLSGKIDILGFKDNPYKYMSRCSIYVSSSLTEGFSLAVAEAIILELPILSTYCNGPAEMLDNGKYGLLVENSEDGIYEGLKRMLSSPKLIEKYKLKSKERREFFSYKKNIRLFEQIISGRNE, encoded by the coding sequence TTGAAAAAGAAACTTTTGCTAGTCACAGATATAATGTCAATAGGTGGAGTTGAAAAAGTTATAGTAAATACTTTGAATGGGTTGGATTATACTAAATTTGAAGTAACTCTGTTTATTATGTATAGAACTGAAGGAGAGAAGGAGAATATTAAAAAAATCCCGGAAAATGTTAGAATACAATATCTTTTTTATAAACCTGTTAAAGGCATTTATAAAAGATTACTGTATTATTCATTTATATGTTTGCCTCATATATTTGTGAATAAGTTCATAGTTAAAGAGAATTATGACATTATTGTAACTACTAAAGACTTTTTTTCATACCCAATTAGTATTAACAAGTGTTATAAAGTTATGTGGATTCATGGAGGGTTGGAACATCTTGAAACTGAGGAATCAACTACATTTGTTAATTATAAAAGATGGATTCAAAAACGAGCTTACAGAAATTTCGATACAATAATTACGTTAACAAATGCTGCGCGAAAACGATTTGGTAATAAATATGACTTGAACGAACGATGTCAAGTGTTGTTTAATCCGATTAATAATAATGAAATAACGAAACTATCTCATGAAGCGGTATTGGACTATGAATTCAAGGATGGTATAAACATCGTATGTTCTTGTAGATTAAGTGCTGAAAAGGGTATTGATAGGTTAATCCGTTCATGTAAAAGATTATTAAGTGAAGGTTATGATTTTAATTTAATAATTTTAGGAGATGGTCCCGAAAGAGAGAAGTTAAATGAAATGATTTTTCATACCCCTGTTTTAAGTGGGAAAATAGATATTTTAGGATTTAAGGATAATCCATATAAATATATGAGTAGGTGTAGTATATATGTCTCATCCTCATTAACCGAGGGATTTTCTTTAGCTGTAGCGGAAGCAATTATTTTGGAGTTACCAATTTTAAGCACGTATTGCAATGGACCTGCTGAGATGTTAGATAATGGAAAATATGGATTATTAGTTGAAAACAGTGAAGATGGTATCTACGAAGGGTTAAAAAGGATGCTCTCATCTCCTAAATTAATAGAGAAGTATAAGTTGAAAAGTAAAGAACGAAGGGAATTTTTTTCCTATAAAAAAAACATTAGATTGTTCGAACAAATCATTAGTGGGAGGAATGAATAA
- a CDS encoding lipopolysaccharide biosynthesis protein translates to MRIQNSLKNILFGLSGQLLSIGMGFVVRTVFIYTLGVEYLGVDGLFTSILIMFSLANLGFDTAIIYSLYKPLAENDIYKIQALMNLYQKAYRLIGLIVLLLGLSLLPFLPYITNAHTTIENINMIYLLFLVSSVSSYYFVYKQSIIIADQRNHVISKIHSIFTIISHSLQIFLLVAISNYILVLIVQLVLRIIENIYIANTANKLYPYLQGKNNAKLSKEDRKLFFENLYALLLYKISGVVINGTDNIVISKFIGIIWVGVYSNYLLILNTLNTLLGYFFYSVTASVGNLNAKEDAEKKYFIFRVMNFANFWIYGFCTVCLWNLMNPFITLWLGKDYVFNKYIIFAIILNFFTAGMQNAATTFRETTGLFKKGKYRPIIAAVINIVVSIILAKHIGIAGVFLGTIISRLCTYFWYDPYIIFNLVFKKSVKLYFARYGLFVVLVLVAVIITDILGNIFNNSIVSNMVIRSILCLVIPNTIFFMVFRKSEEFEYLINVFKTLTNKIISRRLAHKNSSKTYL, encoded by the coding sequence ATGAGAATACAAAATTCCCTGAAAAATATATTATTTGGTTTGTCTGGACAATTACTCAGTATTGGTATGGGGTTTGTCGTTAGAACGGTTTTTATTTATACACTCGGCGTAGAATATTTAGGTGTGGATGGACTTTTTACAAGTATATTAATTATGTTTTCACTAGCTAATTTGGGTTTTGATACTGCTATAATTTATAGTTTATACAAGCCTTTAGCTGAAAATGATATTTATAAAATACAGGCATTAATGAACTTATATCAAAAAGCATACAGATTAATAGGATTAATAGTTTTGTTACTAGGGTTATCACTATTACCATTTCTTCCTTATATAACGAATGCCCATACTACAATTGAAAATATTAACATGATCTACCTCTTATTTTTAGTAAGTTCAGTTTCATCATATTATTTTGTGTATAAGCAATCAATTATTATTGCTGATCAACGTAATCATGTTATTTCCAAAATACATAGTATATTTACAATCATATCCCACTCGTTACAAATTTTTTTATTGGTAGCTATAAGTAATTATATTTTGGTACTAATAGTTCAATTAGTATTGAGAATAATTGAAAATATATATATTGCAAATACGGCAAATAAATTATATCCATATCTACAAGGGAAAAATAATGCAAAATTATCCAAAGAAGATAGAAAGCTATTCTTTGAAAATTTGTATGCTTTATTATTATATAAAATTAGTGGTGTAGTAATTAACGGAACTGATAATATTGTTATCTCTAAATTTATTGGAATTATTTGGGTTGGTGTGTATTCGAACTATTTATTGATTTTAAACACATTGAATACCTTGTTGGGGTATTTTTTTTATTCTGTTACTGCCAGTGTCGGGAATTTAAATGCTAAAGAAGATGCGGAAAAAAAGTATTTTATTTTTCGTGTGATGAATTTCGCTAATTTTTGGATATATGGTTTTTGTACTGTTTGTCTTTGGAATTTAATGAATCCATTTATAACTCTATGGTTAGGTAAGGATTATGTGTTTAATAAATACATAATATTTGCCATAATACTAAATTTTTTTACTGCCGGAATGCAAAATGCGGCCACAACTTTTAGAGAAACCACTGGTTTATTTAAAAAAGGAAAATATAGACCTATTATAGCGGCTGTCATAAACATTGTAGTTTCTATAATTCTCGCGAAACACATAGGAATTGCAGGTGTATTTTTGGGGACTATTATCAGTAGATTGTGCACTTACTTCTGGTACGATCCTTATATTATATTTAATTTAGTTTTCAAAAAATCAGTAAAATTATATTTTGCTAGATATGGATTGTTTGTAGTGCTGGTTTTAGTTGCTGTTATAATAACGGATATTCTGGGCAATATCTTTAATAATTCTATAGTTAGTAACATGGTAATACGTAGCATTTTATGTTTAGTTATTCCAAATACAATCTTTTTTATGGTGTTTAGAAAAAGTGAAGAATTTGAGTATTTAATTAATGTGTTCAAAACATTAACTAATAAAATAATATCTAGACGATTAGCACATAAAAATTCGAGTAAGACCTATCTATGA
- a CDS encoding peptidase produces MNSIILDEIIIKNNRVDYFFSIEGDLQKYFKTSNHMFLEYNYNVSDIPNSILAIPFVANVVPLIWITDSTIVIKELDKSFYVCLNNIKSAYQNMFPSVKFMGSIVVDKIVDNSYIPKLEAASLFSGGLDALTTFIRIKDKKPLLITEYGWHEDDIENSNVWEADKENVISFAKENGLENILIQSNYGTFIIAGNVDHDFRDKLDDTWWHGLHHGLAIISAAIPIAFKLKIKCIYIASSNSPLYQVTCASDPTVDNEIKYASGEVFHDGYELTRQDKVKVVVDHYSINKESVNIRVCFKNEENCCKCEKCLRTIMGIIAEGKDPREYGFNIPNNLFQYVKKSLNNEVKFFTNTFIVMYWNLIQIRMKQNYTYILDKDLLDWFLNYDFKAQRRKALLKYRITKFFPILKRKISIKVNAILKQNN; encoded by the coding sequence ATGAATAGCATAATTCTCGATGAAATTATAATAAAAAATAACAGGGTGGATTACTTTTTTAGTATCGAGGGGGATTTACAAAAGTATTTTAAAACAAGTAATCATATGTTTCTTGAATACAACTATAATGTATCGGATATTCCAAATAGCATTTTAGCTATTCCATTTGTTGCGAATGTAGTCCCTCTTATATGGATTACTGATTCAACAATAGTGATAAAAGAATTAGATAAATCCTTTTATGTCTGTCTAAATAATATAAAAAGTGCATATCAAAATATGTTTCCTAGTGTCAAATTTATGGGTTCTATTGTAGTAGATAAAATTGTTGACAATTCTTACATTCCTAAACTTGAAGCAGCATCTCTATTTAGTGGGGGGCTTGATGCACTTACTACTTTTATAAGAATAAAGGATAAAAAGCCATTATTGATTACGGAATATGGATGGCATGAAGATGATATAGAGAATAGTAATGTTTGGGAAGCAGATAAAGAAAATGTTATAAGTTTTGCAAAAGAGAATGGATTAGAAAATATTCTTATTCAATCTAATTATGGAACTTTTATAATTGCGGGGAATGTTGACCATGACTTTAGAGATAAATTAGACGATACATGGTGGCATGGATTGCATCATGGACTAGCAATAATATCCGCAGCTATTCCTATAGCTTTCAAACTTAAGATAAAATGCATATATATTGCAAGCTCTAATTCACCTTTATATCAAGTTACTTGTGCATCGGATCCAACAGTCGACAATGAAATAAAATATGCATCAGGTGAAGTTTTTCACGATGGATACGAACTTACTAGGCAGGATAAAGTTAAAGTGGTTGTTGACCATTATTCAATTAATAAGGAATCGGTTAATATCAGGGTATGTTTTAAAAATGAAGAAAATTGTTGTAAATGTGAAAAATGTTTAAGGACTATTATGGGAATTATTGCTGAAGGAAAAGATCCTCGGGAGTATGGGTTCAATATCCCGAATAATCTTTTTCAGTACGTCAAAAAATCTTTAAATAATGAGGTGAAGTTTTTTACAAATACGTTCATTGTTATGTATTGGAATCTAATTCAAATTCGGATGAAGCAAAATTATACGTATATATTAGATAAAGACTTACTAGACTGGTTTTTAAATTATGATTTTAAAGCACAGAGAAGAAAAGCATTACTAAAATACAGAATAACGAAATTTTTTCCAATTTTAAAAAGAAAAATTAGTATTAAAGTAAATGCAATACTTAAACAAAACAATTAA
- a CDS encoding polysaccharide pyruvyl transferase family protein, protein MDNVLVLDTSVGSLNKGDDIIMKCVKYQLSDITQNAYVLTLPTHVSPFHWYQVVRKSHRVQIYSSAKYKFVGGSNLLAMDMFTHFPQWNINMFNCGPLKGSILVGVGAGKGNKINIYTKLLYKKVLSHEYIHSVRDERTKRFLEEMGFKALNTGCVTLWSLTPEFCKGIPTKKSDSVVFTLTHHSKNRVKDQLLIDILNKNYKNVYFWIQDAGDLEYLKELKGVQEIKIVPPTIEEYEKILNREVDYIGTRLHGGIFAMRHKKRTIIISIDERAKGMGETYNLNLIDRSDFNNLEKMINSEIITDVKVDFDVVNRWLRQFSN, encoded by the coding sequence ATGGATAATGTTTTAGTGTTAGATACGTCGGTAGGTTCTCTTAACAAGGGCGATGACATAATAATGAAGTGTGTAAAGTACCAGCTATCTGATATAACTCAAAATGCATATGTTTTAACATTACCCACTCATGTTTCACCGTTTCATTGGTATCAAGTAGTAAGAAAATCACATCGAGTACAGATTTATAGTAGCGCTAAATATAAGTTTGTAGGTGGTTCAAACTTGCTAGCGATGGACATGTTTACTCATTTTCCTCAATGGAATATTAATATGTTTAATTGTGGTCCTTTAAAAGGGAGTATTCTAGTTGGTGTTGGTGCAGGGAAAGGTAATAAGATAAATATATATACAAAGTTGTTATATAAAAAAGTTCTATCACATGAATATATACATAGCGTTAGGGACGAAAGAACCAAAAGATTTTTAGAAGAAATGGGGTTTAAAGCTTTAAATACAGGGTGTGTAACATTGTGGTCCCTTACACCTGAGTTTTGTAAGGGAATTCCTACAAAAAAATCAGACTCAGTTGTTTTTACACTTACTCATCATTCTAAGAACCGTGTAAAGGATCAATTATTGATAGATATACTTAATAAAAATTATAAAAATGTTTATTTTTGGATACAAGACGCGGGAGATCTTGAATATTTGAAAGAATTAAAAGGTGTACAAGAAATAAAAATTGTACCCCCTACCATCGAAGAGTACGAAAAAATATTGAATAGAGAAGTGGATTATATTGGAACACGTTTACATGGTGGTATATTCGCAATGCGACATAAAAAACGTACAATAATTATCTCTATAGATGAAAGAGCAAAGGGAATGGGCGAGACATATAATTTAAATTTAATCGATAGAAGTGATTTTAATAATCTTGAAAAAATGATTAATTCAGAAATAATCACAGATGTTAAGGTAGATTTTGATGTGGTAAATCGATGGTTAAGACAATTCTCAAATTAA